GCACCGTCGTCGGCGTCTCCGATATCGGCGCCGAACTGGTCCCGACCTACCTTGACGACGACCAGGCAGAACGCGCCGCGGATGTCGAATCTGTGGGGAACATCGCGGAACCGCAGCTGGAGAAGATCGCGGCTCTGCAACCTGATCTGATCCTGTCCTCCGACGTGCGGCACAAGCAGTACTACGACCAGCTCACGGAGATCGCCCCCACCGTGTTCAGCGAAGACACCGGGGACACCTGGCAGGAGAACTACCTGTTGACCGGCGAGGCGCTGGGGAAGAAAGAGCAGGCCGAAGGCCGACTCACCGCGATCCGCGACCGCGCCGGCCGCATCGGCGACCGGATTCGGGACGAGGGCCCGGACGATGTACCGGATGTCAGCGTCGTACGGATCAAGGACGAGAATACGATCAGGCTGTACGGAGAAGACACGTTCTCTGGTTCTGTGCTCGCGATGGCAGGTCTGCCGCGTCCCAAGAACCAGGAGTCCGGGTACCCGGGGCAGGATTTCGGAATGTATGTGGTTTCCCGGGAAAATCTCGACGAGGCGGATGCTGACCTG
The genomic region above belongs to Corynebacterium glyciniphilum AJ 3170 and contains:
- a CDS encoding ABC transporter substrate-binding protein, with amino-acid sequence MKLLRAVGAVLVPAVAVGLSLSSCSSGSGDDTASDSPDSATTSQAFPLTVNHHRGSTEIPEAPQRIIALDNAFLDYAVDLGGTVVGVSDIGAELVPTYLDDDQAERAADVESVGNIAEPQLEKIAALQPDLILSSDVRHKQYYDQLTEIAPTVFSEDTGDTWQENYLLTGEALGKKEQAEGRLTAIRDRAGRIGDRIRDEGPDDVPDVSVVRIKDENTIRLYGEDTFSGSVLAMAGLPRPKNQESGYPGQDFGMYVVSRENLDEADADLILVSVPEEGTAKAKEWAAISDAVLGTATWTAFDGRKVDVDEGTWMTSVSPIGADHILTDVAEIFDVDGE